In Clostridium omnivorum, the DNA window TTCAGAGATAAGCTTTATGGTAGGATACACAGATCCAAGTTATTTTTCCAAGGTATTCAAAAAATTCACAAAGACTACTCCTAGTAAATTCAGAAGAAATATTACTAGTGGAACAAGAGGACATTATGAATAAATTAATTAAAAAATTAAAATCCTTAAGTCTTTTTTTTAAATTAACAGCAATTATACTTATCAGCAGTGTAACAATCTCTGTTATTACAGCTTTTTCAATAATGAAAATTACAAAGACCATATTCATTAATAACTTTAGTATCACAAATTCAAAAATTCTAAAACAAATTCAAAATAACTCTGAAGATTTGAATAATAAAATCACAACAGTGATGAATACCATCAATAATAGTTGGGCTTTTAGGGATTATCTTAGTAAAAACACCCCTGATATACTAGAACAGACTAACATTCTATATAATCTAAAGCAGCACATAAAACCTATTGAAGAAGTTCTAAAGCCTACAGATATCGAATTTTTAGCAATTGGTACAAATAATGCTTCGTATATAAGAACTACCGCTATATTGACTAGATCCAAAGAAGATATTAAAGAAGATGCTATAACAAAAAACACCTTAAAAAATCCTAATAAGCTTTTATTTCAATACAATAGTATAGGCTTTACTAGTTCTACAGATCAAAGCAATGTAATTATAGCTACAAAATTACTAAGTAATGGAAGTACAAAGCAGCCCTTCGGTATACTTTATATACTCATAAATGAGAATGTATTCAGTAAGCTTTATTCTAATTTTCCTACTAAAGGAAACGACATTTTTATGATATCCTCTGAAGGTACTATTGTATCTTCTAATAGAAAAGACCTAATAGGTACAAAAGATGAGACTTTGCTTAATTCAGCAAAAAAAATTAATAATGATAAAGTTAAATATATGAATATTAAGTACAATAAAATAAACTATACTATATTAGCTGATTATATGCCAATATATGACTTTTACCTAGTTAACCGCATTGATACAAAAACAGCACTAGATGAAATGTATAATGTAAATCAAATTGTATTAAGTTGCAGTATAATAATAACCATATCGCTAATTATTCTATTTATAATTACAAGGAAGACTACGAATCCTTTAAGGAAGCTTGTAAAAGAAATGGCAAAAGTAACTGAAGGTAATTTTAAAAATCATATTAATTTGCAAGGCGGCTATGAAATCGAAAAATTAAGCAAGTCATTCAATTTTATGCTGGACGATTTGAATAATTATATTGAAAAACTTTTAGTAGCACAAAAAAAACAAAGGGAAACGGAATTATCCGCTCTTCAAATGCAGATCAATCCACATTTTATATACAATACCCTTGCCTCTATTAAATGGTTAGTTATGATGGGTGATAAGGAAAAAGCTAGTGAAAATATAAACGCATTTATATCCTTGCTGCAAAATACTATAAGTGATAAAAATGAGACTATTACTGTAGAACAAGAAATCGAAAATCTAAAAAACTATGTCTATATCAATGAAACCAGATATGGAGAAAATATAAAAGTCAACTTTCACGTGCTTCCTCAATGTTTAAATTATAGATTACCTAAACTCATTTTACAGCCATTTATTGAAAATGCTTTTTTTCATGCCTTCACTGGTGATAAAGAAGGTCGTATACATGTTTTTATTTCAGAAAAAAATAATACTTTATTTTGTGAAATTGTAGATAACGGGTTAGGTATGGATGAAGAACAAATATCAAAACTATATAATTCCGGTTCATCTAAAAACAAGCATTTTACAGGAATAGGGATTAAGAATGTTGATGACAGAATTAAACTGCTCTATGGTAACGGTTATGGTGTTATTATTAAAAGTGAGTTAGGTGCAGGAACCACTATAAATGTTACTTTACCTTTAATTAAATAAATAGTTCTGAAATAAAAGCCGCTCTATATTCCTATAGAGCGGTTTACTATACTTTTATTTATTTTCTTGAGCAGCTTTTACAAATTCTCTAAATAGTGGGTGAGGTCTATTGGGTCTAGACTTTAATTCTGGATGGAATTGTGCAGCTACAAACCAAGGATGGTCCTTAAGCTCAACTATTTCCACTAATCTTCCATCTGGGCTAGTTCCAGTAATTATTAAACCTGCATCTGTTAGAGGTTTTCTAAATTCATTATTGTACTCATATCTATGTCTGTGTCTCTCATAAACTAATTCATCTCCATAAGCTTCCTCAGCCTTTGAACCTTTTGTCAGTTTACATGGATATAATCCTAGTCTCATAGTTCCGCCCATTTCATCAATATCCTTTTGTTCTGGCATTAAGTCTATTACAGGATATTTAGTTTCTGGATTAATTTCTGAACTATTTGCTTCCTTGTATCCAATCACATTTCTTGAATATTCTATTACAGCACACTGCATTCCAAGGCATATTCCAAGGAAAGGCACTTTATTTTCTCTTGCATATTTAATAGCTTCTATCTTTCCTTCTACTCCTCTATCCCCAAAACCGCCTGGTACAAGAATTCCATCTGCATCCTTTAGCAACTCGGATACATTTGCTTCATTTACATCCATAGCATTAATCCACTTTATCTCTACATTAGAATCATTTGAAAGTCCACCGTGATTCAATGCTTCAACTACTGAAATATATGCATCATGAAGTTCCACATACTTACCAACTAATGCTATAGTGGTTTTTTTAGATAAATTCTTTAGTTTATTTACCATGCTTATCCATTCAGTGTTATCAATATGACTGCAATTTAGTTCCATTTTTTCACATACTAATGTATCTAAGCCTTCTTCATGAAGCATTAATGGTACTTCGTATAAATTTTCTGCATCCAAGTTTTGAATTACTGATCTTCCATCTATATTACAGAAAAGTCCTATTTTACTCTTTAAGTCATCTGAAAGCGGCTTTTCTGAACGGCATACAATTATATCAGGTTGTATACCTATGCTTCTTAGTTCTTTAACAGAGTGCTGGGTTGGTTTAGTTTTAAGTTCTCCTGCCTTTCCTAGATAAGGAACTAGGGTAACATGTATAAAGCAAACATTTTCTCTTCCTACTTCATACTTTATCTGTCTAATTGCTTCAAGGAATGGTTGAGATTCTATATCTCCTACAGTACCACCTATTTCAGTGATAACCACATCAACGTCTCTTTCCTTAGCTACTCTATAAACTCTAGCTTTTATTTCATTAGTTATATGCGGAATTACTTGAACTGTACCTCCAAGATATTCCCCTTTTCTTTCCTTTGATATTACTGACCAATACACCTTTCCAGTTGTAACATTGCTATTTTTACTTAGGTTCTCATCAATAAATCTTTCATAGTGTCCTAAATCCAAATCAGTTTCTGCTCCATCATCAGTTACAAAAACTTCTCCATGCTGATATGGGCTCATTGTTCCTGGATCCACGTTTAGGTAGGGGTCAAACTTTTGAATAGACACTTTAAGGCCTCTATTCTTTAATAATCTTCCTAATGAAGCTGCTGTAATACCTTTTCCTAATGAGGATACTACTCCTCCAGTAACGAATATATATTTTGTACTCATGAAATTCCCACTCTAAATATTAATTTAGAGCAGTTTTCACCCCCTCTATGATATATTTTCCAATTATTTTGAACAAAAAGTGTTGACAAAGAAAAATAAAATTATTATAATAGAAATTACCCTATAAAATAAAATGGCATTTTTGTGTTCAAAAACATACTTTATATAATAGCATAACTTTTATAATTATGCCATACCTTTTTTTGTTTTTTGTCGAAAATATTTTTATCCTGTCCTATTAACTATATCTTCCGCTTCAAAATACTTTTCTCTAAAATCTCTGTTAATAAAAAACTTTTCCTCAGCTTTTTTCAGGCTATAGCTTATACTTTTTTTACTTCCAATAAAAAAATCTTTATGAAGCCTTTCAATATCTGCACATTTGTACTTTTTCATAAGTAAAAACATAAGATATTTGGATTCCCTATCCTTCAATATCTGAAAAAGTTCTTCTCTTTTAATATTTTTATAAGAACATATTACCTCTATAATTTTTTCATATTTATCCTCTTTTATACCAAGATTATCAGACATAATTACCTCTCCCTATACTTCGTCTAGTATCATAAAGATTATTAGACTTTAACATATTTATTTAGTTTAATTATTGTCAAATATTAACACACTTAAACTAGTTAAAATAAAAAGCGGTATAGAATTTGAACGGCACACATCAATTTCAACATTGATAAGTGCCGTTCATTAGTCTAGCCGCTTTTAATCTAACTTCTTCTCCTGAAGCTTTTTTATTTTATATTGCAATGTCTGTCTTGGAATATCTAACAGCTTTGCTGCCTTTGAAATATTGTTTTGTGTTATTACTAAAGCTTCTTTTATATAACTTTCTTCAAGCTCATTTAGTTTTTCTTTTAATGGAATTATTTTATTTAGGTTTACTTCCTGGAGGTTCATTTCATCTAAATCTTCTATATCAATAAAACCAGCAGCCCTTCTATTAAAAATGCCTTCAATATAATTTTCAAGTTCTCTAATATTTCCCTGCCATTCACCAGTTATTATCATATCTAAAGCTAACTTTGTAATTCCCTGTACTTTAGCATGGAACTTATTATTAAATTTATTTATAAAATGATTTACTAAAACAGGAATATCCTCTTTTCTCTTTCTAAGCGGAGGAATATCAATTCTTACAACATTAAGCCTATAATATAAATCTCTTCTAATAGTATTAGAATTTAATAACTCTTCAGGAGGTTCATTTACAGAGGCGATAATTCTTATATCAATCTTTCTTAACTGGTTATCACCTACTCTTCGTAAAGCACCCTCTTGAATTACTCTTAGAAGTTTTGCTTGAAGCTCTAAAGGCATGGAATTTAATTCATCTAAATAAAAAGTCCCGCCATTAGCAAGTTCAAGCAAGCCCCTTTTGTCTTCAGCACCAGTAAAACTTCCTTTAGAAGTACCAAACAATATACCTTCCAGTAAAGTCGATGGTATAGCAGCACAATTTTGAGCAATAAATGGCATATTCCTTCTATTTGAATTATTATGAATAGCCTGTACAAATAATTCTTTTCCTGTACCTGTCTCCCCATAAATCAAAATAGGAGAGGTTGTATTTCCAGCCTTAGCTGCTTTTTCCTTGCATTTTAGAAGTTCTTCACTTTTCCCTATTATGTCAATAAAATCATATTTAGCTGTCCCTTTGTTAGGTTTTGCAGTCTTTACATGATGAATTTCCTCTTTTAATTCTATAACTTCTTCAGAAAGCTTCTTTATGCTTGTTACATCCTTCATAATTTCCATAGCACCTATAAGCTTTTTCCCATCATAGATTGGATGTGAAGAATTAACTGTAGTTAATTCTTCACCCTTATAATTTCTATAAGTTTGAATAGTGTCACTTATTGGCTCTCTATACTTTAAAACTTTTAAAAGAGTACTAGTTTTCTCTGAAAGTGTTGGATATAGATCTAAAAGATACTTTCCAACAGCAGCATCTCTATCAATTCGTTCAATTTCACTAGCCTTTACATTCATAAAAACTATTATACCTTCTTTATCTACAATAAATATGCCTTCTTCAAGCTTATCAAAAATATCATAAGTGATCTCACCAAACATAACTCATCCTCATACATACTAAATTTTAATATTTATATTGAGTATTGTATTTTGACTTGGCTGACCTGAAATACTGAGACTGTAATCCACCATTACATCTCCTCCGTCATCCTTCATTTCAACCTGAAGCCCTTTAGTTTTTGTTTTTAGTTCTAATGTTCCATAAGGTGTATTATATAAATTCACATTTTCTGTATTTGGTCTAAACTCCATTTCAGTATTAGTAGTGCCCTCACG includes these proteins:
- a CDS encoding sensor histidine kinase; its protein translation is MNKLIKKLKSLSLFFKLTAIILISSVTISVITAFSIMKITKTIFINNFSITNSKILKQIQNNSEDLNNKITTVMNTINNSWAFRDYLSKNTPDILEQTNILYNLKQHIKPIEEVLKPTDIEFLAIGTNNASYIRTTAILTRSKEDIKEDAITKNTLKNPNKLLFQYNSIGFTSSTDQSNVIIATKLLSNGSTKQPFGILYILINENVFSKLYSNFPTKGNDIFMISSEGTIVSSNRKDLIGTKDETLLNSAKKINNDKVKYMNIKYNKINYTILADYMPIYDFYLVNRIDTKTALDEMYNVNQIVLSCSIIITISLIILFIITRKTTNPLRKLVKEMAKVTEGNFKNHINLQGGYEIEKLSKSFNFMLDDLNNYIEKLLVAQKKQRETELSALQMQINPHFIYNTLASIKWLVMMGDKEKASENINAFISLLQNTISDKNETITVEQEIENLKNYVYINETRYGENIKVNFHVLPQCLNYRLPKLILQPFIENAFFHAFTGDKEGRIHVFISEKNNTLFCEIVDNGLGMDEEQISKLYNSGSSKNKHFTGIGIKNVDDRIKLLYGNGYGVIIKSELGAGTTINVTLPLIK
- a CDS encoding CTP synthase, encoding MSTKYIFVTGGVVSSLGKGITAASLGRLLKNRGLKVSIQKFDPYLNVDPGTMSPYQHGEVFVTDDGAETDLDLGHYERFIDENLSKNSNVTTGKVYWSVISKERKGEYLGGTVQVIPHITNEIKARVYRVAKERDVDVVITEIGGTVGDIESQPFLEAIRQIKYEVGRENVCFIHVTLVPYLGKAGELKTKPTQHSVKELRSIGIQPDIIVCRSEKPLSDDLKSKIGLFCNIDGRSVIQNLDAENLYEVPLMLHEEGLDTLVCEKMELNCSHIDNTEWISMVNKLKNLSKKTTIALVGKYVELHDAYISVVEALNHGGLSNDSNVEIKWINAMDVNEANVSELLKDADGILVPGGFGDRGVEGKIEAIKYARENKVPFLGICLGMQCAVIEYSRNVIGYKEANSSEINPETKYPVIDLMPEQKDIDEMGGTMRLGLYPCKLTKGSKAEEAYGDELVYERHRHRYEYNNEFRKPLTDAGLIITGTSPDGRLVEIVELKDHPWFVAAQFHPELKSRPNRPHPLFREFVKAAQENK
- a CDS encoding ribose-5-phosphate isomerase; the encoded protein is MSDNLGIKEDKYEKIIEVICSYKNIKREELFQILKDRESKYLMFLLMKKYKCADIERLHKDFFIGSKKSISYSLKKAEEKFFINRDFREKYFEAEDIVNRTG
- a CDS encoding sigma-54 interaction domain-containing protein, with translation MFGEITYDIFDKLEEGIFIVDKEGIIVFMNVKASEIERIDRDAAVGKYLLDLYPTLSEKTSTLLKVLKYREPISDTIQTYRNYKGEELTTVNSSHPIYDGKKLIGAMEIMKDVTSIKKLSEEVIELKEEIHHVKTAKPNKGTAKYDFIDIIGKSEELLKCKEKAAKAGNTTSPILIYGETGTGKELFVQAIHNNSNRRNMPFIAQNCAAIPSTLLEGILFGTSKGSFTGAEDKRGLLELANGGTFYLDELNSMPLELQAKLLRVIQEGALRRVGDNQLRKIDIRIIASVNEPPEELLNSNTIRRDLYYRLNVVRIDIPPLRKRKEDIPVLVNHFINKFNNKFHAKVQGITKLALDMIITGEWQGNIRELENYIEGIFNRRAAGFIDIEDLDEMNLQEVNLNKIIPLKEKLNELEESYIKEALVITQNNISKAAKLLDIPRQTLQYKIKKLQEKKLD
- a CDS encoding DUF1934 domain-containing protein, producing the protein MNKKAIISVSSKQPSGEEEAIEVVTPGEFYKEGNFYYAIYNETELSGMEGTETTLKISEDVMYLKREGTTNTEMEFRPNTENVNLYNTPYGTLELKTKTKGLQVEMKDDGGDVMVDYSLSISGQPSQNTILNINIKI